The DNA window gaGTCCTGTGCGTGAGCTAAGCCACAGGACTTGCCTTAGCTTTTTGCATGATTTCgctgtttaaatttattacacATTAGATTTATGATCGCGTTGAGTTGCCCCTACATTCCCCTACACACTCCCACACACTCCACCGCTTATCACTGCCCTTTGTGGTGGCTTTAATTTCATTGTTACAACTTCTATTTGAACTGGGTGTGAAGCATAATTTATTGGTGGCCGTGTGGCGAGTTTGTGCGAGTTTTTAAGTGATTTCTTTCGCTCGGGTGCCACTGGGCATGCACAATTATTGGGTGGCCTGTGCCACTTCTGTCACTCGCCTTGCGGTCAAATTTCCACAGCGGTTTTCCCCCCCAGTTTTCCCCTAGTTTACACATTTAATCACTGGTTTTGGATAGCCTTGCGTGGCTTTTAAGCGCTTATTAGAAGTGTGACAGAATTCGAAGTTGAAGAGGAAACGGAGACGCCCCCTCACTTGCCACTTCCATTTGACACACACGAAGGCCCACACTAATAATATGGGCGGGAACCAGCATTAGTTGTGCCTCGGAGCACAAACAGTTgtgaataaatgaaaactttgATCAAAATAGGAAAACAAATCATTCAATACTTTTTAGGTAATATAGGAGAAAAGAGGACTAACAGCCAAAATAGTTTAAAGAGAACCTAATATGTTCTCATACTTAGTTTTTAGTAAATCATAGGGAACTACGAATTTACTTTCTCTTAAAATATTGATCTTATTCACCACCTATCATACAAACAGATTACATTCCTTTCACCCCACATGTGttttaaactttattaaatttatagtAAACTTACCATCCgacttttattaaaactttacCACAAGTTGTACACTCTTCTCACTTCAAAAGCGCGAAAACGCTACCCAAGTGAATTTTGGCATAGATCTATATAGTAAAACTACAAAGTAAAAGAAGCCACAATGACGTCGATTGTGGAGATGCCAAAGGCAGGTTTGGAAGGAGCCTTACCACCATGGATGAAGATCGACTGGTCGGACGAGGTGCTCCACGACATCTACCGGGATTGGGGAACCTACTACTCCCGTCGCCGGCGGGAGAATTTCGCTTTGCACTATCTGAACAAGGCACTCGCCTTGGAGCCCACGGATCACATGACCCTCTACAAACGATGCCAGAGCAAGAGGAAGGCTGCCCAGATGCTGGGCGCTCTGGACGACAGCCGGGCAGCTGCCAGTGAGTATTTCCAGGATTTGGAAAGGACTATTGCAAtgatttttataattttacaGAGCTGGCACGCAGCGTGGATGGCGAGGAGAAGGCCATAATCAATCTGGATATTTGCGATGTACTCTACGAACTGAATCAGTTTGAAAACAGCAAGGCTGAGATGCACAACAATATGAGAGTCTTTATTGGTAATAAAAGAAAGAGCTTCGAGCAGCGTCAGTTGGTGGTATGTTGCtatatcataaataatatatatatatatatatatataatatctttattaaataaatatgcccCATTTTTACACCTAGGTGGATGGCGTGATCAAAGATGTGACTGGTGAGGCTATGTCGGCGTTCTTTACAAAGAATCTGAAGACCGTCAGCATTGTGCACGATTTGATCAAGGAGAGGGAAAGGGTCGACAATCGACCCTTGTGGAAGATACTGAAGGAGCAGGGCAAGTGCGATGTGCAGAGTATTCCGGAGGTGCCGGAGGAGATGCTCTCGCCCATGGAGATTGCGCGTCGAAAGCGGGCCTTTAACATCTTCCATCAGAGCTACATAAACGACTCCTGGATCGATGTGCTCTTCATGAAGATGCTGTGCAAGAACCGAAACCTTTTGCTGCCCCAGTGCAGGGAGTCCTCCTACTTCCTGCAGCTGCTTTCCACCAAGCAATACGAGATCGTTCGCAAGTTTATGGTAAGTTGGATATACTTGGGAATTTTAGTCATTGGTCTTAAGCCGGGTTTTCTTTTCGCTATTTGCAGAAAATGCTGCAGTCCCGCTCGCCACTTTACCTGGTCAATTACCTGAAATACGGCAATAAAGCCATGTCGGACAAATATCGCGAGGCCTACCTGTTCCGCGTACAATATCAGACACATCGCAACATGAACCAGGCTCTGAAGGAGATTAGGGCACTTCGCAAGGCCAAGAAGGTTCAGGTGAGTGCTTATAAAATTGATCTAGTAATTATAGATAGTATTAAACAACCCAATTTATTCATAGCAATTGGCGAAATTCGTGGAGGAACTAATGGGCACGTATGTGGTCCTGAAAACGGCACGTGTGATGTGCTGGAAATTCGAGTTCCTTAACGAGGTGTACAACACCAtggctttgactttggccGAGCAGCTTCGAGTGCCCAAAGGATTCACGCCACATGGCAGCAATGCCATACTTAGGCTGCTCCGTCTGCCAGTGGAAAGGGTGAAGGATTTTGTTCCTGTGACATTTGGAGATAGAGCACCAGAGCCGGAGGGCAACGATCCAGCCACTAATAGAGCCAAGTACAAAAGAAATCCTTAAAGTCGGAGTAATAAGGACTTCTTTAATGTTTCTTATATTTCAGGAGGTTAACTGCGCGCCTGGAACATCGAATGGTCTTTGCCAAGTACTCAATCGAGAAGTGCTATTTGTTGCATCAGATTTCGCAGTCTTATTTGGACCAAGGACGTCATTCTGAGTGCACTTATAATGCACGCAAAGCAATCAAAGGTAATTTTTgttaagtaaacaaaaatgtaatattggtataaattttttttagagagCAAGAACTGCAATAGCAATCTCTGGAAGTTCCTCAGTGTGGTTCAGATAGTCAAGGCCAATGCCATTCTGCACAAGCTGGAGCAGACGAAGGAGGCCCTAGAAGATGCCCTGCCCATCGCCACATTTCTGAATGCTCCAGAGTTGGTTCTCTTCATAGAGAACTGCATGGCCTGCAATACGGAGGATTCCATTAATAAGCGGGCCACCCTAATGCAGGCTCGACGGGTGAGCAAGTCCGAATCTGTGGCCACCCACTCGCTGGTCAGCGCCCAGGATATCGAATCCCGAGAAGGTTGACATTAAATACTTCATTATATTCCATTTGTTGTACTATTTTACAgttagacaaaaaaaaataaatgacaaTTAACACAAATTTCGATTAAACTTgttactaaataaatattgtatatttaaagAGAGTAAGTAAACGTGCTCGTGAAACGTAAGTGATTTCGTTCATTAACATTTCTATTTAAACTAAAGTTTAGTCCACGTAATGTTCGTAATGCATTTGCTATCTTCATGACCAGCAATAAAATGGCGACGTGTGATTAAAACTTTTACTTTGGCCCACATTTTAAGCAAAGGCTCTGAATGAAAGCTCACACACACTAAcctacgcacacacacacacatacatatacctgGCGAAAGGAGTCGTAAAAATTCTATCAACTCGATTAAATTATAACAAGTGgattttcatgtttttgtGCCGCATTTATGTGTTTTTATTGTGCTAATTTTATGCCAGTCCTGGTGGCGCGGCGAACACCTCAAGAAGCAGCTCCTTTTGCTCCTTGGGCAATTTCGGCAGAAagcgtgtatgtgtgtgtgtgtgtatgtgtgcagATAGGAACCTGGTGGCACCTGCAATAATACTTGGCACACATTtagtggcagcggcagcattTAGTGGCACACTGCGGTCGCAGGATCCAACGACGAAGTTCATTCTTGGGACATTTCCACTCTGGCTTTCCCCGCTGCCGCCGTCGCActtggcaaagtttttggcctTCATCCTGCCGCTTGCCACGTTTTTTACCAACCACCCAACCGCCCACCTGCCCACCTGCCACCGATTGCCTACACGGTTCGGTAGCCTCGGCTCGGCTTTTGTCTTATCAAAGTTTTTGGCGCGCATGTGTTTATGCCACAAATGGCACTTTTGCGGCAgcgcattttattttttactgcCACTTTTCGCCATTTTGCTTTATCATTTCTATACGTTagtgtatatattatatgtggCCATACAGAAACAGTGCAAATAGGCTTGGTTTTGACCAAAGTTCAACCATTGCTGCACTGGGATAACACTGCGTATACTTTATGTACAAACCAGAGGCCTTTCGTTCAATTTTCTTGAAACTATTAGAATAAAAtgtattcattttatttcattaccCTGTAATAAGGAAACGTATTTGCCTgatttgttacatttttaatggaTTCTTCGCCCTTTTTACTGCAGTTCCAAACTGTTGCTTTATATTGGCTTAAACAACAGAACTCCCACTTAGCCATTTCTGGTTTTAAAACTCCCACCCAATAATAAATCAGCGTGAACCCCATTAACCCTTTAGTTATGTGCTCGCAATCGTAGGAAAGTAACGACTCTATTAGTAGAGGAATCTAAATTATCGCCTAGTTCGTTTTTATTATCCTCGAGGCGGGAGTGGAACCTCTGGCGAAAGGTGTGCAAGTCAACTAATGACCCTGTATTTATATGACAGGggaaagtttataaatatttatggggTGCTGTtacttattgttgttgcttacTTTCATCAAGCTAAAACTCATttgcttattttaaaattccgAGCAGGCGTAGTTTCATTTTTGGCACCCGGCATTCGATGTTCCCCCTTCCGTTCCTTTTTTTAGGGATCTGCCGCACGTTGTTGCCATTGTCACGCACACACGTACTATATTTTTTACGCGCATATCATATTACACCCTCCAAGCACACAGGGACATTCCCTTGGCTTAAAGGACCCTCCCACCCTCCAACCAACCGCCCAACAACGAACCCCTTTTCCAACCGTGGATGCTACGGGTATCCATCGTGGGTTTGGGGAGCCCAGTCGAAGTAAATAGAATCACGTACACTAATTATCATCGCCATTGCACGAAGGGCgctcaaaaatatatatttttattaatttcagcaAGGTAACGCCCTCCTCCAAGACCAACCACCTCACATACATGCGGTGTTGGgtgaaaattttaattgagaTCCCCGCTATTTGATAGCAACGAGGAACTATTCGCCCGAAATTGATGTGGTCGCTGATGCTGATGGGGCCACTCGAATGGTTGGTTTTGAATGCGGAATGCGTCGTCGGATATAGTTTTGAGTGCTCAGATAAGGTGGCACATATAATTAGCTGCCCCATTTGGCATTATGCGACATTAGGGTGTTTCAAGTTTCCCCCCGATAGTTTGTGTAATGTGAGTCATTCAATTGATAAACTCAAAGGGGAGTGGAAATGCCGAGCTTGAGTTTAATTAAAGTgcaaagtaaaacaaaaatctaaaaatatataaatttacaaaatttgtatgaaaaccagtttttaaaattacaatcaACACATTTAAAGTAAGGGTGCAATACTATATGCTAATGACGTAGTTGGattgcacaaaaaataaacaccaGATAATACCGTATAAAGCAAACCAGATAAcaattatcagtatttttatcagaTTTTGCATAACTGGTAAGCTACAAAAAGGGACTATCTTCACTTGAAGAAAAACGCTTTAATGCTGTgtatccaaaaataaaatcatgtAATAAACAACCAATCGATTTTGCAGTTGCCCATCATAAAGCTGTTTAGACAACCAAGGTGAAACCCCAACGAACCTGTGGGTTCTTTACACAAATCGCCGGCAGCTGATAAGAGTTCCAGTTGCCTTTATCTATAGATAAGACCCATAGCAGAGATTGTCTAGAGCGTGGCTATAACAACACAATCCCACCAATATGACCAGTGCCAAACAAAACGCGTGCGGTGCAACAAGTCTAGTTTATAATTGAAAACTACCGGATTACATCCAATCGCAATGGACCACAGAACTCGCGTTGTGGAGGTGGTGCAAGTGCCACCCCAACCCTCGACCACGGTGATCGTGCAacctcctccgcctccgcctccgcccaAGGATAacagctgttgctgttgtcctTGCTGCCCCTGTTGCTGCCAGTGTGGCgaatgctgttgctgctgcaccatCATGTGAAATGAGGAAGGAGCCCACAACAACACACAAGCAAAGGACCTCAGATCCCCTAATTCGTTACGTTAAATTAACTTTCTATGTCTATGGCGGCCACAAACAAATCACACACAGTTTTTTCgtgcaataaaattttacgATTCGTTATAAATAACGCTGTGTACGGCTTCACACTCTGGTTTCCATTTatccatgtttttttttggcggaGGGAAAACGCTTGGCAACATATTGTCTTACATAAATCGCAGTGCCAAAGTACCACAATATAATAAAAGGCCAAATTTAATAACGTGCCACAAAAATTTGTAGTTTTACGACGACCGAGCTGGGGGACAATCCTTTTTGGCTGCTGGTAATGCTCACCACATCATTTCAAAGTTAGTTCACATTCCGagttattatttatatgtttctCAATTTGCCAAtaaaagcggaaaatgtgTCAAGAGTGCTGCCAACTCCGATTCCCGGCCCATGCTGCTCTCATTTGATAAAGGATTTTATGACTCTTGGCTCTTGAATTGCAACCGCAGCGTCGGAGTTCTTGCCCCAAATATTTTGACGAGGGTTCCCAAAAGTGGGACATTATTTGGGCGGAAGTCCGACAACGAATGCGAGTgctttttccaaattttgtAGTCTACTCATTTAACATAAATTCTGACTCGCAATGCTACTTTATCTAAAGCGCAAACcttattactcatacgcaatGTGATAATTGAAACGGAAAAGCGTCGTATTGATATCACTGTGAACAGGGTACAAAAATGTCAGTTTATGAAACAGAGTAGGAAAACTAAACATTTCTAACCTGTTTTTCCAAGTTAGATCTAAAATACTTGAGATACTGGAAATACTTGGTCAACATGTAAACtgaataaaaatggaaataccAGTACTGCTTTTTTCAAAGCGACTGATGCCAAAGTTAGAGCACAACAAGTGGGGTACATTATTTAACCTGATTTTTAAAATCTAGAATCTTTACGATAAATGGTATACctttgccaaaaattaatgTGATATTTCAACATAATATATGGAATATTCTTCTCAGCATTGATTTTCGATGAATTGGGTGTGATTTtctataatatatttaaatatgtccCACTGTACCTGTGCTTTTTCTATGTTATTTACGTGTACACAAATTCGTAATCAGGGCAGGGCATTGATCAAATGCCTACCGGCTTTAGATATGAATGAGTAAGATATTTCCACCAAACCGCCAACCATTTGCGTTCGATGTTTCAGTTAAAGGCGCGTTACCGAACGGCGTTCACTTAGTCGAGCAGTTTAGGCCAGTTACTAGTTACCAACTAGGAGTTTCCGTCATTAAATtagtaaaaaaataaaaagtaaaggAAGCAGAATGTACAACGCAGGCTATCAGGTGGACGTGATCGATCCATACTATCAGCCGCCCGTGGAGGTGGTGAATGTGATTGGACCGCCGCCCCCCGTGGAGGTGATAATGCCCTCGCCCGTTTACAACCAaccggtggtggtggtggagcagCCCAGCTACAATCAGCCAGGACCTCCGCCAGGACCCAGTGACGCCGAATGCTGCATGCTGCTAGGAGCCTGTTGTGTCATGGAGGAGTGTGGCCTGTGTGCCATCATGTAGAATGTGCCGTTGTCAAGTGATTGCTATAAGAACTATGTAAACTAAACGTTAAAAATATAGACTGAAACTAAGGATGACTAATCGCAGTGATGACTCAATGTTTGCATTCAAAGCGGTTTTAAAAGCATATCATTTAATATATGATGCATTAATGGAAAGCTTCAACAAGTGGTTTTTAGTGCTGAAcctattttgtatatataagatattgtatatatgtatcttaCAAACAGAAAATGTGCGCTTTCGGTTTTACATTTGATATCACTTTTGATATCATGCAGATAGTTGCGATAAATCATAAACATCATCGAATCCATTGTCTGCTGATAACAGCCCTTTGAGTTTACCAACTACCGACCTTGTAGCGGCTTTTCTGCTTAAATGGTTTGTGAAATGTTTTCTTAAAAGTGTACAGTAGAAGTCCACCCTCAAACATAAATATCAATTAGCATAGATTTCAATTTCCTTCATCTTCAACAAGATTGGCTTTTAGCAAACGAGGTTTCTTTTTCAGTAGAATGCTCACCACACTGTTTGTTGCCAGCTGTCAAAGTAAATTCAGTGTCTACGTGTGGACACATTCATCCCCCTCTTCAGCGGGACACGCCCAGGCCCATTTTCTTGGGTTTtccttttaataaatataaagcgttaatttgctgcataattgCGCCATGCCACACCCAGGACTCCGGAGACAGGAGACGGGAGACGTTACCCAGAAAAGGACGGACCCTTCCAACGCATGGCAGTTAAGTAGCGCAGCCTCGTACTCCATCAGCTCGCAACTCATCAGAACTTGGGGCAACATGGTCTATGCCCCACCGTGGCTCCCTTTTTCATGTCTTCAATGACagttatttcatttttcttgTTGATGTCTTTCCCTGCACTCATTAAATCAAGTTAAAAAGGCATATAGCACGCAGTTGCTGCCGATGTTGcttgttgccgttgccgttgccgttgccattgccattgccgttTCCGTTGTAAGCCAAGCTGTTGAGTTGTTCTGGTCCCCAACACTCTGTTGTTCTTGTGGCTGTCTTGGCGCagtaaacaacaaacagcaaaacagcaaaCGACAAACGACGACAACAAACAGCAAGGAACCGACGACAACGAATTTTCAAATAACATCACACAGAACTCCAGAAAGGAAACAATAAAGCCGATGCGAAGAAAGCGAAACTCCTCCAGTCATTTGTGACTCgactttaattataataacttGGCAGCAGCATCGTCGTGTTTTTTGACATCATGGCTGACTTTAATAGCTCCGCCGCAAATgggaaaaccgaaaaacacCTGACAAACAGCTACTTTTGGTATCCTGAAAATGGAGTTACGGCTCACATTCACCTCGCATATTGCTAAATGGTTCAAAAAATAGCTGCAGCTAGTAAAAGTAATTTGGTGTCTGGAAAGATGGCTTTTCGGAAATGTTTCCCTCGGGAAACGGCTGAGTCACCTGTCTGATATGAACTCTTTATAAACTTACATGGTTGGGATAACAAAGAAAGCCGTTTGAATGGGCTTGATGCTGAGCTAACTTACCCTGCCAAAGAATTCAGAGaataaatttggaaaaatgtCAAAGATTTATTGTGCCCGCGATACCAACTTGTAATATcttgtattaaattaaattttaaagtatAAACCGTTGAAGAAGagttcctttcttttctttgaacatatttatagtaaTATATTCAAAGTTTTTTAATGAAGTCTTGCACTTACAGCTTGCATAGAAACTATTTTGATTGATTACCCCAAACCGATTCCATATATATTTGCCCGACTTTTCGAAGCCTCTTAGAGTCAACCCTCGAGATGTGGTGTTGCAAAGAAGCATAGTAATCATAGCCTACAACTGGCCAACTAATGCATAATTCGTGTTTGCTGGGCAATGAGAATCAACCCAGTCACCAAGTCACCCACCCAACTGGAATTACATCCACCCACGTCGCCTGCCCAGTTTcctgggcaaacaaaaatggggGTTGGTATTGTATATGTTGTACTTATAGTTGAGCTTGTTGCATTTCTTGCAAGTAATTTTGCTATGAGTTTTTACTGCTTCGGGGCGGTAATCCTTATAAATGAAGCAGCAAATTTGATGCTGCATGCAACGTGCCCTCGAAGGATCGCCATCTAGTTGATTCCCCTCTATTTACCACAGTTAGTTGACTTAATGCATTCGCCTTCGTTTCGCGCTAATACACGTTAATATCCTTTGAGCTATGAAATTTCGCTCATTTGTCAGGATTTAGGGCACGGAGGCTGGACACggcaaattgcaattgtatTTCATTGTGCTCTTGTTGCCGTTGGCTTTTGGCAATGATGATTTATTGGGGAGGCACGTGAGACCGCAGAGGGGGGCAGAGGAGTGGGCGTTTTGTTGCCCTCTGCCTCATTAATTTTTGCCTAACTggctcattaaaaattaatccGTCATGGGATCCCGTATCGATGGCTCGATGGGTGCCCGTCTTCTAAGCGTCAGATCGGCTTAAAAAGCCTAGGAATCGGGTAACTGATTTCCGCTAAGCTCCCCTTTAAAAACAATCTGCAAGTGAAGGGCGCTAGCACTTGTTATACGAAGGATTAACGGTTTCGACAGCGACTCACACATATGGTTCTTCATTAGACGCTCTTAATTACTTAACATACTTAAGTAGATTATGAAAACGAACGCGTTGATAACGAGCATTTATGCACtacacattttgtttttttttttttaaatattagtAGATACTTTAATGTGGCCTTATATTCAAATAGACTTGGAAGAAAAGCGACtctatttttattgcatacttttaggcgcATTAATGGGAGATTCCAAGTTTGATTAAGATGGCTTTATTTCCGGTTTTGATAAATGAACatcattttgtaaaaaatacCACACTCAATTAGATGATGTAACTGCGAACTCACCACCCAGTTTTCTGAATATATAACCAAAggtttattaaaacaaaaggtCATGGCTGGGTGATTTAGAAGCTGGCTATGATATATTGTCAACAAAAGAAGCCACTGTACCATTTGCAAAGTGCACATAGAAGGTCAGAGGGTGCACCTTTCACAGCTGgtgccaaaaaccaaaccgaaaaacCAATTCATCTAAAATGAATACTTTGTAAAATGGAAAGCTGCTGAATGTCGGCATTTAGCCACGCATTAAGACACTCAACCCAGTTGCATTTTAGCTGTTTGTTTCCCTGGTTCCCTTTGTGCCGTATGGCAATGgtgagtgggtgtgtgtgggtgagctGGGCACACTGACCCGCCAAGTGCCGTTCGACTCCTGACTGCCagccctctcgctcgctctcgtTCGTTTTGCATCGCGTCAAGTGCAAAATGTGCAATGCAGGAGACAAAGCAACCGCATGCTCCCCCGCTCTACCTCGCACTCTCCCACTCCAGGCGCTCTGAAATAACGGCACTCGCATTGTGTCAGGCGAAATAACGGTAAAGGAGCAAAAGGAGCAAGGGAAAAGCACAACACGAACAATAACTTCTGTGTGACACATTTGGCAATGCGTTTTTAAACtggcgaaaacaaaacgaatgTGGCAGCCGCAGAACAGAATAGAACACAGTGGAAAAGTCAGCGGCAagtgggaaaaagtttttagcattttccgttcttttttttatttttttttttatttttgaggTTTTCTTGTCCTCGGCACTGAATTGCACTTAAAGTCAGCGCCAGTTAAAAAACTTTCCgtgaaaactaaaaaaaaactgaaaaaaagaagaagatgCCAGAGGAAACTATTGCATAGAGTGCGAAAGAAACAATTGAAAACTTTActgcttttgcctttttcacttttccactttgtGTGCTCGCAAGTATATTGCGTCACACGGAAAAGTCGTTGACAAAAACCAGAATGTGATCAGCTGTTTAGGCGAAAGCAGGACGGCGCTATAGTTTTTAGGAACATGCCAAAAAAGGATGGGAAGAATCTGGAAAGTTTGGGtgctttttattaattttataactGTGCCGTGCGGAAGCGGAAGAAGAGGAAAATGACTTGGATGCTGCTGCAGAGGATAAGTGGGCGGGAAAACTCTCAGCAGCTGCGGTCAACTGGGGGCTGCCCACTAATTGGCcttgtgaaaatatttgctaCGCTTATGAAAACAGTTGACCCCCGACTGCCCACAACCCTTGAAACTGAAATGACACCCACAAAGGACGAGGGCCCAAAAGCAGTTACACTCACACATGTGCATAAATATGAGGCTAACACACACCGACTTAAGCGGAGTGTTTATGCAGAGGAAGTTCGTGAATTAGAAACCAAAAGCGGGATAATAAATAACAGTATTTTCagaatacattttgtatagCATAGTTTTCCACACtttctctaaaaaaaaaatcgctctaaaattatattacatttaGTTTTTATTCAATCTTTCCAACAATGTAAGTCTAGTAATTTTGTGACTGTAAAAGCTACCTGCTCTTTCGAAATTCCCCTATTCAGAAATCCTTGTGTGTCCTTTGACAATTCGAGTTGCGCATGAACATAATTAGAGTGCCGTCCATTTGGTCACTAgccaacacacactcacgcataACAGCTCCTGGGTAAGCCAGTCCAATCACAGACACATGCCGGGCCAGCCGCAGgaccctgccacgccccccgatCCCGTCGGAACCCGTCGACCTCCGCCCACCGGGCAACACCGCAATTTTTGTCAACtgaactaattaattaattgtggGCGGCCAGCGTGGTTTTCCAGTCGAGACCGAAGCGAAACGgaccacccaccacccacttgctAACTGACCGGCAactaatttttatatttatgagGCCGGGGGACTTTGGCCTA is part of the Drosophila yakuba strain Tai18E2 chromosome 2R, Prin_Dyak_Tai18E2_2.1, whole genome shotgun sequence genome and encodes:
- the LOC6530900 gene encoding uncharacterized protein LOC6530900; translation: MTSIVEMPKAGLEGALPPWMKIDWSDEVLHDIYRDWGTYYSRRRRENFALHYLNKALALEPTDHMTLYKRCQSKRKAAQMLGALDDSRAAAKLARSVDGEEKAIINLDICDVLYELNQFENSKAEMHNNMRVFIGNKRKSFEQRQLVVDGVIKDVTGEAMSAFFTKNLKTVSIVHDLIKERERVDNRPLWKILKEQGKCDVQSIPEVPEEMLSPMEIARRKRAFNIFHQSYINDSWIDVLFMKMLCKNRNLLLPQCRESSYFLQLLSTKQYEIVRKFMKMLQSRSPLYLVNYLKYGNKAMSDKYREAYLFRVQYQTHRNMNQALKEIRALRKAKKVQQLAKFVEELMGTYVVLKTARVMCWKFEFLNEVYNTMALTLAEQLRVPKGFTPHGSNAILRLLRLPVERVKDFVPVTFGDRAPEPEGNDPATNRAKRLTARLEHRMVFAKYSIEKCYLLHQISQSYLDQGRHSECTYNARKAIKESKNCNSNLWKFLSVVQIVKANAILHKLEQTKEALEDALPIATFLNAPELVLFIENCMACNTEDSINKRATLMQARRVSKSESVATHSLVSAQDIESREG
- the LOC6530901 gene encoding uncharacterized protein YBR056W-A; translation: MYNAGYQVDVIDPYYQPPVEVVNVIGPPPPVEVIMPSPVYNQPVVVVEQPSYNQPGPPPGPSDAECCMLLGACCVMEECGLCAIM